The following are encoded in a window of Deinococcus sp. YIM 134068 genomic DNA:
- the lnt gene encoding apolipoprotein N-acyltransferase yields the protein MLSVVLGAALALTGVPYGWSVLTPLPLAALLWWVCTPEAPRAVAGRLFWGTTAFFALHLLFLPLSFAQLFGVAGALLFPALFVLEGAFYALLGLAVARLFPTFLERIWGLAFGWVLLEWLRHLGPFAFPWGTLGYTVLPTPLIQVADLGGVLLASLLITTLAAALASLARREVRPLALVLPVWGLALVYGLTRPEVTPPTHRALLVQGNLNPLDKVAGRADPLPVYARLSSTAAGDVAIWPETAVTGDDLARLPARPLLIGVARPGQNRVEAWDGDLLGAYDKRQRVPFAEYFPLRESLAPLYGRVFRGLGLPDLTGLAPGRLDRPLTLGGVAYGAYVCYESVFPGIARGLVQDGAAVLVNVSNDGWFNAGNGVAQHFQMGRVRAIETRRFLLRAGNIGVTAVIDPRGRVTQALPVKQAGTLQARFALQEGQTWYVRLGDWPVGGSALGLLGFACARWRVKRTPR from the coding sequence GTGCTGTCCGTGGTGCTGGGGGCCGCGCTGGCGCTGACGGGCGTGCCGTATGGCTGGAGTGTCCTGACCCCGCTGCCGCTCGCCGCGCTGCTGTGGTGGGTTTGCACTCCGGAGGCCCCGCGCGCGGTCGCCGGGCGGCTGTTCTGGGGCACGACCGCCTTCTTCGCCCTGCACTTGCTGTTCCTGCCGCTCAGCTTCGCGCAGCTCTTCGGCGTGGCGGGCGCGCTGCTCTTCCCGGCGCTGTTCGTGCTTGAAGGAGCTTTTTACGCGCTGCTGGGGCTGGCCGTGGCCCGGCTGTTTCCCACATTCCTGGAGCGGATCTGGGGCCTGGCGTTCGGATGGGTACTGCTAGAGTGGTTGCGGCACCTGGGGCCCTTCGCCTTTCCCTGGGGCACGCTGGGCTACACGGTGCTGCCCACCCCGCTGATCCAGGTGGCCGATCTCGGCGGCGTCCTCCTCGCCAGCCTGCTCATCACGACCCTCGCGGCGGCGCTCGCCAGCCTGGCCCGGCGAGAGGTTCGTCCCCTCGCGCTGGTGCTTCCGGTCTGGGGCCTGGCGCTCGTATACGGGCTGACGCGGCCAGAGGTCACGCCACCGACCCACCGGGCGCTGCTGGTGCAGGGCAACCTCAACCCGCTGGACAAGGTCGCGGGCAGGGCCGACCCGCTGCCGGTCTACGCCCGTCTCAGTTCCACTGCGGCTGGAGACGTCGCCATCTGGCCGGAGACGGCCGTTACGGGGGATGACCTGGCCCGCCTGCCCGCCCGGCCCCTGCTGATCGGCGTCGCCCGCCCGGGTCAGAACCGGGTCGAAGCGTGGGACGGTGACCTGCTGGGGGCCTACGACAAACGGCAGCGGGTGCCGTTCGCCGAGTATTTCCCGCTGCGTGAATCCCTGGCCCCACTGTACGGGCGGGTCTTCCGGGGGCTGGGGCTGCCCGACCTGACCGGCCTCGCGCCAGGTCGCCTCGACCGGCCGCTGACGCTGGGCGGGGTGGCGTACGGGGCGTACGTGTGTTACGAGAGCGTGTTTCCTGGGATTGCCCGCGGCCTGGTACAGGACGGGGCGGCCGTGCTCGTCAACGTGTCCAACGACGGCTGGTTCAATGCGGGGAACGGGGTGGCTCAGCACTTCCAGATGGGCCGGGTGCGGGCCATCGAGACGCGCCGCTTCCTGCTGCGCGCGGGCAACATCGGCGTGACGGCGGTGATCGACCCGCGCGGCCGGGTGACGCAGGCGCTGCCGGTCAAGCAGGCGGGAACGCTTCAGGCGCGCTTTGCCTTGCAGGAAGGGCAGACCTGGTACGTCCGGCTGGGGGACTGGCCGGTGGGGGGATCAGCCCTGGGCCTCTTGGGGTTCGCGTGTGCCCGGTGGAGGGTGAAGAGGACTCCCCGCTGA
- a CDS encoding response regulator transcription factor, with translation MPHVLIVDDDPAILEILRAYLAAEGHTVLEAADGIHARTLLPRADLAILDWMLPGVSGLELAREARAARLDLPILMLTARGEEEDKLRGLDTGLDDYVVKPFSPREVVARVRALLRRVGVRETVTSGGLHLDLRARTATLDGQPLDLSKLEYDLLAALASHPGLAWTRERLLERVWGQDFPGTERVVDVHVTGLRKKLGDDAERPRFIETVRGVGYRFRTDT, from the coding sequence ATGCCCCACGTCCTGATCGTGGACGACGACCCCGCCATCCTCGAAATCCTGCGCGCCTACCTCGCGGCGGAAGGGCACACCGTTCTGGAAGCGGCCGACGGGATTCACGCCCGCACCCTGCTCCCCCGCGCCGACCTCGCCATCCTCGACTGGATGCTGCCCGGCGTCTCTGGCTTGGAGCTGGCCCGCGAAGCCCGGGCGGCCCGCCTCGACCTGCCCATCCTAATGCTCACCGCCCGGGGAGAGGAGGAGGACAAGCTGCGCGGCCTGGACACCGGCCTCGACGACTACGTAGTCAAACCCTTCAGCCCGCGCGAGGTCGTGGCCCGGGTTCGTGCCCTGCTGCGCCGGGTGGGGGTCCGGGAGACCGTCACCAGTGGGGGCCTGCACCTTGACCTGCGCGCCCGGACCGCGACCTTGGACGGGCAGCCCCTGGACCTCTCCAAGCTGGAGTACGACCTGCTGGCCGCGCTCGCCTCCCACCCCGGCCTGGCCTGGACCCGGGAGAGATTGCTGGAACGGGTCTGGGGCCAGGACTTCCCCGGCACCGAGCGGGTGGTGGACGTGCATGTGACGGGGCTGCGCAAGAAACTGGGAGATGACGCCGAGCGCCCCCGCTTTATCGAGACGGTGCGCGGGGTCGGTTACCGATTCAGGACCGACACTTGA
- a CDS encoding MFS transporter — MPTSTRGQRSLVWTLAVLTTVSYGALYYAQPLLAVAAEHERGWTRTQTGLAFTLALLVTALIAPAVGRALDARGGRVLVGGGAVLGGLAFVLLACTSGYLPFVLGWLLAGVAMALTFYEAAFTVLGQRVSGETRTRATLTITLVAGLASTIFVPLTTALLGASGLSRTLLGLAALLVVVGLLSWQVLPPTGRAVPGAARPAFLPDASFRRLTLAFTLARIVTVGVGLQLAPLLLAARYAPGLAAALTGLLGLAALPGRVLFVPLLSRLGAPPLTLLLFAGLGIGALLLHFPAVLALTVLGIVTFGLASGALTLARAELLARQYPAEVFGAANGRMARPVNLAQTGTPLLAGWLYTVSGGYGWSLTLLTLLAALAVWVLRVPGRRAVPLSSEA, encoded by the coding sequence GGCCGTCCTCACGACCGTCAGTTACGGCGCCCTGTACTACGCGCAGCCCCTCCTCGCGGTCGCCGCCGAACACGAACGGGGGTGGACACGCACTCAGACCGGCCTCGCCTTCACCCTGGCCCTGCTGGTGACCGCTTTGATCGCCCCAGCGGTGGGCCGCGCCCTCGACGCTCGTGGGGGCCGAGTGCTGGTGGGGGGCGGCGCGGTTCTGGGCGGGCTGGCCTTCGTGCTCCTGGCCTGCACGTCGGGCTACCTGCCCTTCGTTCTGGGCTGGCTGCTCGCGGGCGTGGCGATGGCCCTGACCTTCTACGAGGCGGCCTTCACCGTCCTGGGCCAAAGGGTGAGTGGAGAGACGCGCACCCGGGCCACCCTGACCATCACCCTCGTGGCCGGGCTGGCGAGCACGATCTTCGTGCCACTCACCACCGCGCTGCTGGGGGCAAGTGGCCTCTCCAGGACACTCCTTGGCCTCGCGGCGCTGTTGGTGGTGGTGGGCCTGCTGAGCTGGCAGGTCCTGCCTCCCACGGGACGAGCGGTGCCGGGCGCCGCTCGTCCCGCCTTCCTCCCGGACGCCTCCTTCCGGCGGCTCACCCTGGCCTTCACGCTCGCGCGGATCGTGACGGTGGGGGTGGGCCTGCAACTCGCGCCGCTGCTGCTCGCCGCCAGGTACGCCCCTGGCCTCGCGGCGGCGCTCACCGGCCTGCTGGGCCTGGCCGCCCTCCCGGGCCGGGTGCTGTTCGTGCCGCTGCTCTCCCGGCTGGGGGCCCCGCCGCTGACCCTGCTGCTCTTCGCAGGGCTGGGGATCGGGGCGCTGCTGCTGCACTTCCCGGCCGTTCTGGCGCTCACGGTGCTGGGCATCGTGACCTTCGGGCTGGCGAGCGGGGCCCTGACCCTGGCCCGTGCCGAGTTGCTGGCGCGGCAGTACCCCGCCGAGGTCTTCGGGGCGGCGAACGGGCGGATGGCCCGGCCGGTGAACCTGGCGCAGACGGGCACGCCGCTCCTGGCAGGGTGGCTCTACACCGTCTCGGGCGGGTACGGGTGGTCCCTGACGCTCCTGACCCTGCTCGCGGCGCTGGCGGTCTGGGTGCTGCGCGTCCCCGGGCGACGAGCCGTTCCCCTCTCATCCGAGGCTTGA
- a CDS encoding DUF4386 family protein: MTTLRDHALARLGGSGALLAGALFLLSLVYVYGVLAQAGLDVEMFDDQARLLPWVAEHARAYTGLWWLTLLSTLALLPAPLALHDRLRRGARGISRVAAVAGLGGVVFGLAAPLVLAAASPILAQSYVQASGETRDAVQVMGRMVGDLALHLRLGSDLLLGVWLGVSGGLLLRLRQNAILGTWFLVTAGLAGVVVATKPLGIADLEPFLAPVLSLAYLGLGTALLRGAGATWAPTGTPRPPA, from the coding sequence TTGACCACGCTTCGAGATCACGCGCTCGCCCGACTGGGCGGGTCCGGTGCCCTGCTGGCCGGAGCCCTGTTCCTGCTCTCCCTGGTTTACGTGTACGGCGTTCTGGCCCAGGCCGGGCTGGACGTTGAGATGTTCGACGATCAAGCGCGGCTGCTGCCCTGGGTGGCCGAGCACGCCCGCGCCTACACCGGCCTGTGGTGGCTGACCCTGCTCTCCACCCTGGCCCTGCTGCCCGCGCCGCTGGCGCTGCACGACCGGCTGCGGCGTGGGGCCAGAGGTATCTCCCGCGTCGCGGCCGTGGCCGGGCTGGGTGGCGTGGTCTTCGGGCTGGCCGCCCCGCTCGTGCTGGCCGCCGCGTCGCCCATCCTGGCGCAGAGCTACGTGCAGGCCTCCGGGGAGACGCGGGACGCGGTGCAGGTCATGGGCCGGATGGTCGGCGACCTGGCCCTCCACCTGCGCTTGGGGTCGGACCTGCTCCTCGGCGTGTGGCTGGGTGTGAGTGGGGGCCTGCTGCTGCGCCTGCGACAAAACGCCATCCTGGGCACTTGGTTCCTGGTGACCGCGGGGCTCGCGGGCGTCGTGGTCGCCACCAAACCGCTGGGGATCGCGGACCTCGAACCGTTCCTCGCGCCGGTGCTGAGCCTCGCGTACCTGGGGCTGGGCACGGCGCTCCTGCGTGGTGCGGGGGCCACCTGGGCACCCACCGGCACACCGCGCCCACCTGCATGA
- a CDS encoding sensor histidine kinase, translating to MKLYPRLFLSHLLVILIAVGAMLVLTELLAPAFVRHHVEQMVRLIGPDGASLRPDLERGMRRTLNSALLVSLPLALLVAALTALFSARRVVRSVTLLRDGSHAIAAGEYRRRLPEEGNDELTDLARHYNRMAGALERVEQGRIELISNVAHELRTPLAALRGYAEALRDHVLAPEVASTAIVRETAAMERLVRDLSLVSRVEAGAVELHPTDFRPGELLRAALDRFEGAAQDRGIHLALQTDESLPAVTADYERASQVLANLLSNALRHTPGGGQVTLTARAENGLVTFGVRDTGSGIPGEHLGRIFERFYRVDPARTRGEGSGVGLTIARGLVERMGGTLTVTSGLGGSTFTFTLLAAHVVKPRHVAGTP from the coding sequence GTGAAGCTCTACCCCCGCCTGTTCCTGTCGCACCTGCTGGTCATCCTGATCGCGGTCGGGGCGATGCTGGTCCTGACCGAATTGCTGGCCCCCGCCTTCGTGCGTCACCACGTCGAGCAGATGGTGCGGCTGATCGGCCCGGACGGGGCGAGCCTGCGCCCGGACCTGGAACGGGGGATGCGGCGTACTCTCAACTCGGCCCTGCTGGTGTCCCTCCCGCTCGCGCTGCTGGTGGCCGCCCTGACGGCCCTGTTCTCCGCGCGGCGGGTGGTGCGGAGTGTCACCCTGCTGCGGGACGGGAGCCACGCCATCGCTGCGGGCGAGTACCGGCGGCGTCTCCCCGAGGAAGGAAACGACGAACTGACCGACCTCGCCCGGCACTACAACCGCATGGCGGGGGCGTTGGAACGGGTCGAGCAGGGCCGAATAGAACTCATCTCGAACGTGGCCCACGAGCTGCGCACGCCGCTCGCCGCCCTGCGGGGATACGCCGAAGCCCTGAGAGATCACGTCCTCGCCCCCGAGGTCGCTTCGACGGCCATCGTGCGGGAGACGGCGGCGATGGAACGCCTGGTACGGGACCTCAGCCTGGTCTCCCGGGTGGAGGCGGGCGCCGTGGAACTGCACCCGACGGATTTCCGCCCGGGGGAGCTGCTGAGGGCAGCTTTGGACCGCTTCGAGGGGGCCGCCCAGGACCGGGGCATCCACCTGGCCCTGCAAACGGACGAATCCCTCCCGGCCGTGACCGCGGACTACGAGCGGGCCTCACAGGTCCTGGCGAACCTGCTCTCGAATGCCCTGCGGCACACGCCGGGCGGCGGGCAGGTCACGTTGACTGCCCGTGCGGAAAACGGCCTTGTCACCTTCGGGGTCCGCGACACCGGGAGCGGTATTCCTGGGGAGCATCTGGGCCGCATCTTCGAGCGGTTCTACCGGGTGGACCCGGCCCGGACCCGGGGTGAGGGGAGCGGCGTCGGCCTGACCATCGCCCGGGGGCTGGTCGAGCGCATGGGCGGCACGCTGACCGTCACGTCCGGGCTAGGCGGCAGCACCTTCACCTTCACGCTGCTCGCCGCCCACGTGGTCAAGCCTCGCCATGTCGCTGGCACTCCCTGA
- a CDS encoding four-helix bundle copper-binding protein, translating into MPQNTARMLQTHPNPASVFDQAALAECIDACFECAQVCTSCADACLGEQGHLMHLVHCIRLNLDCADVCGTTGRVLSRLTQPDQNVLRTQLQACLAACQACGNECEMHARDMNMQHCAVCAKSCRRCEQACQHLLGSMSA; encoded by the coding sequence ATGCCGCAGAACACTGCCCGGATGCTGCAAACCCACCCCAACCCCGCCAGCGTCTTCGATCAAGCCGCGCTCGCCGAGTGCATTGACGCCTGCTTTGAGTGCGCCCAGGTGTGTACCTCCTGCGCCGATGCCTGCCTGGGCGAGCAGGGGCATCTGATGCACCTCGTCCACTGCATCCGGCTCAACCTCGACTGCGCCGATGTGTGCGGCACGACCGGGCGGGTCCTGTCCCGCCTGACCCAGCCTGACCAGAACGTGCTGCGCACCCAGCTTCAGGCGTGCCTCGCCGCCTGCCAGGCCTGCGGGAACGAATGCGAGATGCACGCCCGCGACATGAACATGCAGCACTGCGCGGTGTGCGCCAAGTCCTGCCGCCGCTGTGAACAAGCTTGTCAGCACCTCCTGGGGAGCATGAGCGCCTGA
- a CDS encoding heavy metal translocating P-type ATPase — protein MTHHHAGHHGHSRSGSVLKVSFKNCYDASEFADLEENLARVPGVTSVHLDRTRGVAHLGYDPGTVTPEELERHLHAAGYTCDCEDERPSAAQPGHPQVGHEHHGGNPVAQGHSGHAAHASAVHDPHAEHHPQTVTGYQAGHGAHAEMGHDEHAGHGAEMVGDMLRRFVVSLLLTLPIVLFSPIGESLGFHLDPPFGLDMAWFGLLLSTPVVWWGGWPFISAAWRALRRGEANMMTLIATGILVSYLYSLWATIFLRTDEVFFEAAAMLTTFSLAGHWLEMRSRFATGRAVEALLRLAPSTARVVRNGLEAEVLLEQVVVGDEIVVRPGDRVPVDGEVVSGQSYVDESMITGEPVPVRKESGDRVTGGTVNQTGAFHFRATAVGTDTALSRIVQMVQNAQASKAPAQRLADRAGKYLVFVALGSGLIAFLVWFFLGAGIVFALTAAVSTVVIACPDALALATPTAITVGVGKGAREGVLFKNATALEATAGVNTVIFDKTGTLTEGKPALTDLVPAPGVDETELLRLAASADQPSQHPLAEAIVRGAQEWGVTLSPAQDFDSIPGRGVQARVDGRRVLIGNRRLMDQEGVSMGSSEAGVERLAGDGKTAMFVAVDGQLLGVVAVADRIRPSAKVAVTELHRLGVQTVMLTGDNRRTAEAVARQLGMDTVIADVLPEQKAAQVQALQGQGQKVAMVGDGVNDAPALAQAEVGVAIGAGTDVAVETADVVLVKSDPTSVAVGIALARRVQGKIKQNLFWAAIYNLLAIPFAAGVLYPAYGVLLRPEWAALLMSASTVIVTVNALLLNRLRFGQAPTRPVTASA, from the coding sequence ATGACACATCACCACGCAGGACACCACGGGCACAGCCGGAGCGGAAGCGTCCTGAAGGTGTCGTTCAAGAACTGCTACGACGCCAGTGAGTTTGCCGACCTGGAAGAGAATCTGGCCCGGGTGCCGGGCGTCACCAGCGTCCACCTCGACCGCACACGCGGCGTGGCGCACCTGGGGTACGACCCGGGGACGGTGACGCCGGAGGAACTGGAAAGGCATCTGCACGCGGCCGGGTACACCTGCGACTGCGAGGACGAGCGCCCCTCCGCCGCCCAGCCGGGTCACCCCCAGGTCGGCCACGAACACCACGGTGGGAACCCGGTGGCGCAGGGGCACTCGGGCCATGCCGCACATGCCAGCGCCGTTCACGATCCGCACGCAGAGCATCACCCCCAGACTGTCACCGGCTACCAGGCGGGACACGGGGCTCACGCCGAGATGGGGCACGACGAGCACGCGGGGCACGGCGCCGAGATGGTGGGGGACATGCTGCGGCGCTTCGTGGTGTCGCTGCTCCTTACCCTGCCCATCGTGCTGTTCTCACCCATTGGGGAGAGCCTGGGATTTCACCTTGACCCACCCTTCGGCCTGGACATGGCGTGGTTCGGGTTGCTCCTGTCCACTCCCGTGGTCTGGTGGGGTGGCTGGCCGTTCATCTCGGCCGCGTGGCGGGCTCTGCGTCGGGGCGAGGCGAACATGATGACCCTGATCGCCACCGGCATCCTGGTCTCGTACCTGTACTCGCTGTGGGCCACGATCTTCTTGCGGACCGACGAGGTGTTCTTCGAGGCTGCCGCCATGCTGACGACCTTTTCCCTGGCCGGGCACTGGCTGGAGATGCGCTCGCGCTTCGCCACGGGACGGGCGGTCGAGGCGCTGCTGCGGCTAGCTCCCTCCACGGCGCGGGTCGTCCGAAACGGTCTGGAAGCTGAGGTGCTGCTGGAGCAGGTCGTGGTCGGGGACGAGATCGTGGTGCGCCCGGGAGACCGGGTGCCGGTGGACGGTGAGGTGGTGAGCGGCCAGTCCTACGTGGACGAGAGCATGATCACGGGCGAGCCAGTGCCGGTCCGCAAAGAAAGCGGAGACCGGGTGACGGGCGGGACGGTCAACCAAACTGGCGCCTTTCACTTCCGGGCGACGGCGGTAGGAACGGATACCGCCCTCTCGCGCATCGTGCAGATGGTGCAGAACGCGCAGGCGAGCAAGGCCCCCGCGCAGCGCCTCGCGGACCGGGCAGGGAAATACCTGGTGTTCGTGGCCCTGGGCAGTGGTTTGATCGCCTTTCTGGTCTGGTTCTTCCTGGGGGCCGGGATAGTGTTCGCGTTGACGGCCGCCGTGTCTACGGTGGTGATCGCCTGCCCGGATGCGTTGGCACTCGCTACCCCCACGGCGATCACCGTGGGCGTGGGCAAGGGGGCACGGGAGGGCGTGCTGTTCAAGAATGCGACCGCGTTGGAGGCGACCGCCGGGGTGAACACCGTGATCTTCGACAAGACCGGGACCTTGACCGAGGGAAAGCCTGCCCTCACCGATCTGGTACCCGCACCGGGGGTGGACGAAACGGAGCTGCTGCGCCTGGCCGCGTCCGCCGACCAGCCCTCCCAGCACCCGCTCGCGGAAGCCATCGTGCGAGGGGCACAGGAATGGGGCGTCACGCTAAGCCCGGCCCAGGACTTCGACTCCATCCCCGGCCGCGGCGTGCAAGCACGGGTGGACGGGCGGCGGGTCCTGATCGGCAACCGCAGGCTGATGGATCAGGAGGGCGTGTCGATGGGGAGCAGCGAGGCCGGGGTCGAGCGCCTGGCCGGGGACGGCAAGACAGCGATGTTCGTGGCGGTGGACGGGCAACTCCTGGGTGTGGTCGCCGTGGCTGACCGGATCAGGCCGTCGGCGAAAGTGGCGGTGACCGAACTCCATCGCTTGGGCGTGCAGACGGTGATGCTGACCGGGGACAATCGCCGCACGGCGGAGGCGGTGGCCCGGCAGCTCGGCATGGATACGGTGATCGCCGACGTGCTGCCCGAGCAGAAGGCCGCCCAGGTGCAGGCGTTACAGGGCCAGGGGCAGAAAGTGGCGATGGTGGGGGACGGGGTGAATGACGCCCCAGCACTCGCGCAGGCCGAGGTCGGTGTCGCCATCGGGGCGGGGACGGATGTGGCGGTCGAGACTGCCGACGTGGTGCTGGTCAAGAGCGACCCCACGAGTGTGGCGGTTGGGATCGCGCTCGCCCGGCGGGTCCAGGGCAAGATCAAGCAGAACCTGTTCTGGGCCGCGATCTACAACCTGCTTGCCATCCCCTTCGCGGCCGGAGTCCTGTACCCCGCCTACGGCGTGCTGCTGCGCCCGGAGTGGGCGGCCCTGCTGATGAGCGCGAGTACGGTCATCGTGACTGTGAATGCCCTGCTGCTCAACCGACTGCGCTTCGGTCAGGCCCCCACGCGGCCGGTGACCGCCTCGGCCTGA
- the lspA gene encoding signal peptidase II, protein MLQSGVPRLALLALTTLCVVLDLALKTWARAELPGEVRPWLPGILDLTLTYNTGAAWSLFSGSALPLALGRGVVGLGLVVFLLRRPPPTGQAVALGLIAGGALGNAIDGLSHGRVTDMLASPALSLVTRALGQGDFPVFNLADIWVVGGVLLLLLTQWRQDQRTRQARREAGQA, encoded by the coding sequence TTGCTACAGTCAGGTGTGCCCCGTCTCGCCCTCCTCGCGCTGACCACCCTGTGCGTTGTCCTCGATCTCGCCCTCAAGACCTGGGCCCGCGCGGAACTGCCCGGTGAGGTGCGGCCCTGGCTCCCCGGCATCCTCGACCTGACCCTGACCTACAACACTGGCGCAGCCTGGAGCCTGTTCTCCGGCTCTGCTCTGCCCCTCGCCCTGGGGCGCGGGGTGGTGGGCCTGGGTCTGGTCGTCTTCCTGCTGCGGCGCCCACCCCCCACCGGGCAGGCCGTGGCCCTCGGCCTGATCGCCGGGGGTGCCCTCGGCAACGCCATCGACGGCTTAAGCCATGGGCGCGTGACCGACATGCTCGCCTCGCCCGCCCTGTCCCTGGTCACCCGCGCCCTGGGGCAGGGAGACTTCCCGGTCTTCAACCTCGCGGACATCTGGGTGGTGGGCGGGGTGCTGCTGCTGCTCCTGACCCAGTGGAGACAGGACCAGCGGACGCGACAGGCCAGACGAGAGGCAGGGCAGGCCTGA
- a CDS encoding DUF305 domain-containing protein produces the protein MRRTLLTVLALAALPAPALAQMDHSTMNMTTPATGMSQPMDMSALSALTGKAFDRAFLSMMIPHHQAAVSMSQAVLGTKDPKVKAWATTIIKDQNREIAQMNTLLKSYGGVDSKMAGMMKSMTGDMVGSVKNASNKDRAYVQGMIGHHADAIDMANLALRKSTNLSVLKLARDITRAQAGEIYDFQAYLRR, from the coding sequence ATGCGGAGAACTCTCCTGACCGTGCTGGCCCTGGCCGCCCTACCCGCCCCAGCCCTCGCCCAGATGGACCACAGCACCATGAACATGACCACCCCCGCGACCGGCATGAGCCAGCCGATGGATATGAGCGCTTTGAGCGCCCTCACCGGCAAAGCCTTCGACCGCGCCTTCCTCTCCATGATGATCCCGCACCACCAGGCTGCCGTCAGCATGAGTCAAGCGGTGCTCGGCACCAAGGACCCCAAGGTCAAGGCCTGGGCGACCACCATCATCAAGGACCAGAACCGCGAGATCGCCCAGATGAACACCCTGTTGAAGAGCTACGGCGGCGTGGACAGCAAGATGGCGGGCATGATGAAGTCCATGACGGGTGACATGGTGGGCAGCGTGAAGAACGCCAGCAACAAGGACCGCGCCTACGTCCAGGGGATGATCGGGCACCACGCGGACGCCATCGACATGGCGAACCTCGCCCTGCGCAAGTCCACGAATCTGAGCGTCCTGAAGCTGGCCCGTGACATCACTCGTGCCCAGGCCGGGGAAATCTACGACTTCCAGGCCTACCTGCGGCGCTGA